A stretch of DNA from Nitrospira sp.:
GAACGACGGGTTCTGGGCCTCATCTTTTCGTATTCCATCGCCATCGGCCTCTTCGCGCTGATCGTTCCCCTCACGGTTCAAGAACTCGTCAACACGTTCGCCTTCGCCCTGCAACCCATCACGATCGTAACGCTGGCGGCCGTGATGGTGGCGGCCTTGCTCTTCGTCGGCGCCTTTCGAGCGCTGCAATATTATGCGGTCGAAGTGTTGGAGCGCCGCATTTTTGCCCGCGTGGCCATCGCGATGGCGCAGCAACTGCCGCATCTGCGGTATCAGGGCTTCAGGCCCCGCTACGCAAACTATTTCATGGAAACCATCCTCATGCAGCGGGCCGTTTCCGTCCTGTTGGTCGATCTGATCAACGTGATTGTCGGCGGCGCGGTCGGCATGACGATCCTGGTTTTCTATCACCCCTACTTCCTGCTGTATAACGCGATTCTGTTGCTCGGATTCAACCTGGTGTTTTTTCTCATGAGTCACGGCGGCCTCAAGGCCGACCTGGAGCTCTCACACGCCAAGTACGATACCCTGCATTGGTTTCAGGAGATCGCCTACAACCTGCTTCACCTCAAATCCACGGACAGCCAGGCGCTCTTGATCAAGAAAACCGACCACCTGCTGGATACCTACATCAACGTGCGCAAAAGCCGATTCGGCATCCTGATCCGGCAATATCTGGGCTCACTGGGCTGGCAGGCCGTCGCACATAGCGGACTCATCGCCACCGCCGGCTGGTTGCTGGGTATCGGCCAACTGACGCTGGGACAATTTGTCGCGGCCGAGGTCGTGGTGAGCGGCATTCTGTCGAGCTTCGACGGCGTCGTGAAGCGGATGGGGCACATCTACTACTTTCTCACCGCCCTCACTGAACTTAGCTTTCTCTTTTCGCTGCCGAAAGATCAGGATGCCGCGACCCTGTCCATTCCGCTGCCGGATCCGACGGTGCACGGCATTCGAGTCACGTGCAAAGATCTCACCTTTGCACCAGCGGGAGGACCGGCGGTCTTCGAGAACTTCAATCTCGAAATCACGCCGGGTGAGAAGATCGGCATTTATGCGGATTCGACCATGGCCAAAACCGCGTTGGCGCGGGTGCTCGGCGGGCTCGAATCACCGACGTCTGGCGTGATCCGGTACAACGGCGTCGATCTGCGGCATTTGGACCTCGACTCCGTGAACCGGTTTCGAGGGTTTATCCTCGACTCGCAACTGTCTCTGT
This window harbors:
- a CDS encoding ATP-binding cassette domain-containing protein — protein: MGQDHSGNQSNMFQAVVGHLGLLFRLERRVLGLIFSYSIAIGLFALIVPLTVQELVNTFAFALQPITIVTLAAVMVAALLFVGAFRALQYYAVEVLERRIFARVAIAMAQQLPHLRYQGFRPRYANYFMETILMQRAVSVLLVDLINVIVGGAVGMTILVFYHPYFLLYNAILLLGFNLVFFLMSHGGLKADLELSHAKYDTLHWFQEIAYNLLHLKSTDSQALLIKKTDHLLDTYINVRKSRFGILIRQYLGSLGWQAVAHSGLIATAGWLLGIGQLTLGQFVAAEVVVSGILSSFDGVVKRMGHIYYFLTALTELSFLFSLPKDQDAATLSIPLPDPTVHGIRVTCKDLTFAPAGGPAVFENFNLEITPGEKIGIYADSTMAKTALARVLGGLESPTSGVIRYNGVDLRHLDLDSVNRFRGFILDSQLSLFEGTLEENIVLGRDYIPYSDVRWALRFTELEEEVDALPQGLKTHIRSAGTIFAPTHIVRILVARAILGRPQLLIFEGILHNMHPAMRETILRRLCSKEEPWSVMFVSNDPNLTPHVDRRIMLN